A window of Excalfactoria chinensis isolate bCotChi1 chromosome Z, bCotChi1.hap2, whole genome shotgun sequence contains these coding sequences:
- the LOC140263768 gene encoding PHD finger protein 7-like, with translation MPSVFQGNEEEASNSGEPECVLCRRTRVNPDTCGQMFATGGLCAHQFCLFFADGLLEWRSPMGGIFGFSLHAVQHAVQLADQKHCFVCGERGATISCAQTGCERSFHLPCAEDGECVTQYFGQHRSFCWEHRPRQAAEAAPSQNNICVICLEPVGDSTSYHTMMCPVCKQAWFHRGCIRKHALHAATMRFFCPVCGGRTQFRSQMTTLGIQIPVRRPSWWDDEDYQPLRERHRRCDAKMCIYLGGRERAQEAGRWQLLLCSSCGSEGTHRNCTFWATSGNSWECDTCAAAGTASRTNSEPDSSTTSSREVPLPSSVPAPTERPRRRGTGRTRSRSPLQGRASGSRARPQRRRGGSRTTARGARSSTRTSATPAPSRSSRASPLPARRRPSRQRRRANTRSRSPVGRRASASRSRPRGGRGSRSRQRRTARTRSRSRANQRRRRPRRRC, from the exons ATGCCGAGCGTGTTCCAAGGGAACGAGGAGGAGGCCTCCAACTCTggggagccag agtgCGTGCTGTGCCGCAGGACACGGGTTAACCCGGACACCTGCGGGCAGATGTTTGCCACCGGTGGGCTCTGTGCCCACCAGTTCTGCTTG ttCTTTGCTGATGGCCTTTTGGAATGGAGAAGCCCAATGGGAGGAATTTTTGGCTTCTCCCTTCATGCCGTCCAGCATGCAGTCCAGCTGGCAGACCAGAAG cactgctttgtctgcGGCGAGAGGGGAGCTACCATCAGCTGCGCGCAGACAGGCTGTGAGcgcagcttccatctgccctgcgcCGAGGACGGGGAGTGCGTCACCCAGTATTTTGGGCAGCACCG gtccttctgctgggagcatcgcCCTCGACAGGCAGCggaggcagctccatctcagAACAACATCTgtgtcatctgcctggagcccGTGGGGGACAGCACGTCCTACCACACCATGATGTGCCCAGTGTGCAAACaggcctggttccaccggggctgcatcagg aaacatgCCTTACACGCTGCCACCATGCGCTTCTTCTGCCCCGTCTGTGGAGGAAGAACGCAGTTCAGATCCCAAATGACCACGCTGGGGATCCAGATCCCagtcag ACGACCATCCTGGTGGGACGATGAGGACTACCAGCCGCTGCGAGAGAGGCACAGGCGGTGTGATGCCAAGATGTGCATCTACCTCggaggcagggagagggcaCAGGAAGCGGG gcgctggcagctgctgctctgcagctcctgtggctcaGAAGGCACGCACCGGAACTGCACCTTCTGGGCCACCAGCGGCAACAGCTGGGAGTGCGACACCTGCGCTGCTGcgggcaccg CTTCCCGCACCAACTCTGAGCCGGACAGCTCCACCACTTCCAGCCGGGAGGTACCACTGCC ATCGTCGGTACCCGCGCCCACAGAGCGTCCCAGGCGGAGGGGGACCGGCCGCACGAGGAGCCGCTCCCCATTGCAAGGCCGTGCCTCGGGCTCCCGGGCTCGGCCCCAGAGACGTCGCGGAGGGAGCCGTACGACGGCCCGAGGTGCTCGGAGCAGCACTCGCACCTCGGCCACGCCAGCACCGTCCAGGTCCTCGAGGGCTTCCCCGCTGCCTGCACGCCGGAGACCATCCAGGCAGCGAAGGCGGGCGAACACTCGAAGCCGATCCCCAGTGGGGCGTCGGGCTTCAGCTTCCCGCAGCCGGCCCCGAGGAGGCCGTGGCAGCCGGTCCAGGCAGCGGAGAACGGCCCGGACACGAAGCCGCTCCCGGGCAAACCAGCGGAGAAGACGTCCCCGCAGACGGTGCTGA